The following proteins are encoded in a genomic region of Desulfosporosinus youngiae DSM 17734:
- the vanX gene encoding D-Ala-D-Ala dipeptidase VanX, translated as MKNDFVFVDEFVSGIRWDAKYATWDNFTGKPVDGYAANRIVGTRALCLSLEKARENAASFGFGLLLWDGYRPQSAVDCFLRWSKQPEDGRTKLKHYPNIDRSEIVAKGYVAAKSGHTRGSAIDLTLYYLADGTLVPMGGGFDLMDSVSHHGAKGITQAEGRNRQYLCSIMEASGFVAYACEWWHYTLKHEPYPNTYFDFLIA; from the coding sequence ATGAAAAATGATTTTGTCTTTGTAGACGAGTTTGTATCCGGAATACGCTGGGATGCTAAATACGCCACCTGGGATAATTTTACCGGCAAACCGGTGGACGGATATGCAGCCAATCGAATTGTCGGTACCAGAGCTTTGTGCTTAAGCCTAGAAAAAGCACGGGAAAACGCCGCATCCTTTGGCTTTGGCTTGCTTCTTTGGGATGGTTATCGCCCTCAAAGCGCCGTAGATTGTTTTCTGCGCTGGTCAAAACAGCCGGAAGACGGCCGGACGAAACTGAAACACTATCCGAATATTGACAGATCTGAGATAGTAGCAAAAGGATATGTGGCCGCTAAGTCGGGCCACACCCGGGGCAGCGCCATTGATTTAACCCTTTATTATTTAGCTGACGGTACACTTGTGCCTATGGGCGGCGGCTTTGATTTAATGGATTCAGTTTCACATCACGGAGCAAAGGGAATCACCCAAGCGGAAGGGAGGAACCGTCAATACCTTTGTTCTATTATGGAGGCCAGCGGTTTTGTTGCCTATGCTTGTGAGTGGTGGCATTACACATTGAAACACGAACCTTATCCCAACACTTATTTTGATTTTCTCATCGCCTAG
- a CDS encoding DUF4256 domain-containing protein produces the protein MTNSELMGILKKRFEENMHRHNGLEWAKVQARLEDRAEKLSSLNEMERTGGEPDVVAWDEATGEYIFYDCSAETPLGRRNSCYDGKGQEERNKKGIFPQGNAVDMAAAMGIELLTEEQYRELQKLGNFDLKTSSWLKTPSDIRKLGGAIFADRRYGQVFIYHNSAPSFYSSRAFRGSLRV, from the coding sequence ATGACAAACAGTGAATTGATGGGAATATTAAAGAAACGTTTTGAGGAAAACATGCACCGGCATAACGGTCTTGAATGGGCTAAAGTGCAAGCCAGGCTGGAAGATCGGGCGGAGAAACTTTCCTCACTTAATGAAATGGAAAGAACCGGCGGCGAACCTGATGTGGTTGCTTGGGATGAGGCGACGGGTGAGTATATTTTTTATGATTGTTCAGCAGAAACTCCGCTAGGGCGCAGAAATAGTTGTTATGACGGTAAAGGCCAGGAGGAGAGAAACAAGAAAGGAATATTTCCGCAGGGCAATGCAGTGGATATGGCGGCGGCCATGGGTATCGAGCTTCTGACAGAAGAGCAATACAGAGAACTGCAGAAACTGGGAAATTTCGATCTGAAGACCTCAAGCTGGCTGAAGACACCTTCCGACATCAGAAAACTCGGCGGAGCTATTTTTGCGGACCGTCGCTACGGCCAAGTATTCATTTATCATAACAGTGCCCCTTCGTTCTATAGCAGCAGGGCGTTCCGTGGTTCCTTGAGGGTATGA
- a CDS encoding PadR family transcriptional regulator, with protein MAREKYQTLTEQMFYILICLRNEACGVDIMKMVAELTDGRVLIGPGTLYSLLDNFVKEKMIIETKTENRKKSYIITKLGDEMLEKEYHRLTKQKNDYEALVKGGGQ; from the coding sequence ATGGCCAGAGAAAAATATCAAACATTAACAGAGCAAATGTTTTACATCCTTATTTGCCTAAGAAATGAGGCCTGTGGTGTTGATATTATGAAAATGGTAGCAGAGCTTACCGATGGCAGAGTGCTCATTGGCCCTGGAACCCTATACAGCTTATTGGATAACTTTGTCAAGGAAAAAATGATTATAGAGACTAAAACGGAAAATCGAAAAAAAAGCTATATTATTACAAAGCTTGGTGATGAAATGCTTGAAAAAGAATATCACCGGCTAACAAAGCAGAAAAATGATTACGAAGCACTGGTAAAAGGTGGTGGGCAGTGA
- the vanI gene encoding D-alanine--(R)-lactate ligase VanI translates to MDKLKIAIIFGGCSEEHPISVKSAQEVAKNLDLEKYEPFYIGITKNGVWKLCPRPEANWEKGSCRSVMLSPDRSVHGLLVLEQGQYKTIPLDMVFPVLHGKLGEDGAMQGLLELSGIPYAGCDVQSSALCMDKSLAYIVAGKAGIATPNFRTVTAKGTIDADGLTYPVFVKPARSGSSFGVSKVCRKEELLSAVAIARQYDSKVLIEEAVAGSEVGCAILGNDPDLMAGEVDQISLSYGFFRIHQENEPEKGSENSTFIVPADISAEARLQVQETAKAVYRALGCRGLARVDMFLKEDGKVILNEVNTLPGMTSYSRYPRMVAAAGLSFAEVIDRIVALTLQGK, encoded by the coding sequence ATGGATAAGTTGAAAATCGCAATTATCTTCGGAGGCTGTTCCGAAGAACATCCCATCTCCGTTAAATCTGCGCAAGAGGTCGCTAAAAACCTTGATCTGGAAAAGTATGAACCTTTCTATATCGGGATTACGAAAAATGGTGTTTGGAAGCTTTGTCCCCGCCCTGAGGCCAATTGGGAAAAGGGCAGCTGCCGTTCGGTTATGCTGTCACCGGACAGAAGCGTCCACGGCTTGCTTGTTCTGGAGCAGGGACAATACAAAACGATCCCTTTGGATATGGTGTTTCCCGTTCTGCATGGCAAACTTGGGGAGGATGGTGCAATGCAAGGTTTGTTGGAGCTTTCCGGCATCCCCTATGCAGGCTGCGATGTCCAAAGTTCTGCTCTGTGTATGGACAAATCCCTTGCTTATATCGTCGCTGGCAAGGCGGGAATTGCTACGCCAAATTTCCGGACTGTCACGGCCAAGGGGACTATTGATGCCGACGGGCTTACTTATCCTGTTTTTGTCAAGCCGGCCCGTTCCGGTTCATCCTTCGGCGTCAGTAAGGTATGCCGAAAAGAAGAATTGCTGAGTGCGGTGGCAATCGCAAGACAATATGACTCCAAGGTGTTGATTGAAGAGGCTGTCGCCGGCAGCGAGGTGGGATGTGCCATATTAGGGAACGATCCGGATTTAATGGCAGGCGAGGTCGATCAAATTTCTCTGTCCTATGGTTTTTTCAGAATCCATCAGGAGAATGAGCCTGAAAAGGGTTCTGAAAACTCAACATTTATCGTTCCCGCCGACATTTCGGCAGAGGCGCGCCTGCAGGTTCAGGAGACAGCAAAAGCCGTCTATCGCGCCTTGGGATGCAGGGGACTGGCGCGGGTGGATATGTTCCTGAAGGAAGATGGAAAAGTAATCCTTAACGAGGTTAATACCTTGCCCGGCATGACCTCATACAGCCGTTATCCGAGAATGGTGGCGGCCGCAGGGTTAAGCTTTGCCGAAGTGATCGATCGGATTGTGGCGTTGACATTGCAAGGAAAATAA
- a CDS encoding DUF2812 domain-containing protein, protein MNHKVKKVINFRFDRYKDIEVKLEKLAAKGLFLEECDAFLWTFRKGEPKKLKYTVTYFSEGSVFNPDITDNQQTYFDYAKAAGWDFVTQFNQMQIFCSEADNPIPFETDEKEKFENIKRCMRKSFLPSIIVMILVLMLNLVVQFNSFQLDPIDFLSDPSRLFSVAMILAVVIYEVYSLLDYFIWCKRSERSIAGGGECAENISMVRRIVHIIFMSFIFAGFGYLLNYLVFKISWFGAFLCIIQMPILLTVFWLSIKYLKKKKASAAINKVISFTVLILAAFAYLAFIVWFTIKFGFNVGADSDYRTVAWPVTATTSHEYRLYRDDIPLTCEDLYGDIDYDYYSYEKKINSTLFLTKSNYRQDSLPAKDAPPRLEYDILEPQFKFVYHLAKKHLLEIPQWRDNVSFESIDNKIFGTVEAYQRYYDDTPTGKYILLFENKMIELTMEEPPSRKQISIIKEKLRV, encoded by the coding sequence ATGAACCATAAAGTTAAAAAGGTGATAAATTTTAGATTTGACCGTTATAAGGATATAGAAGTCAAATTGGAGAAACTGGCGGCAAAGGGATTATTTCTTGAGGAGTGCGACGCCTTTTTATGGACATTTCGAAAAGGAGAGCCGAAGAAGTTAAAATACACAGTTACATATTTTTCCGAGGGGTCAGTATTTAATCCCGATATTACGGATAATCAGCAAACCTATTTCGATTATGCCAAGGCTGCCGGTTGGGATTTCGTAACACAATTCAACCAAATGCAGATTTTTTGCAGCGAAGCTGACAACCCCATACCATTTGAGACGGATGAAAAAGAGAAATTTGAGAATATCAAAAGATGTATGAGAAAGAGCTTTCTTCCATCTATAATAGTTATGATTCTGGTTTTAATGCTTAATTTGGTTGTGCAGTTCAATTCATTTCAATTGGATCCAATCGATTTTCTGTCGGATCCCAGTCGATTGTTTTCTGTTGCCATGATTTTGGCGGTTGTCATTTATGAAGTGTATTCCTTGCTTGATTACTTCATTTGGTGTAAACGCTCAGAGCGCTCGATTGCCGGTGGCGGGGAATGTGCTGAAAATATCAGCATGGTGCGCAGAATTGTCCATATCATCTTTATGAGTTTTATTTTTGCTGGCTTTGGTTACTTACTGAACTATCTCGTTTTTAAAATAAGCTGGTTCGGTGCATTTCTATGCATCATACAAATGCCCATTCTGCTGACAGTATTTTGGTTGTCAATCAAGTATTTGAAAAAGAAAAAAGCATCGGCTGCGATAAATAAAGTAATATCCTTTACTGTGCTTATCCTTGCTGCTTTTGCATATCTGGCCTTCATTGTATGGTTCACCATTAAATTTGGCTTTAATGTAGGTGCTGACTCGGATTATCGCACCGTTGCTTGGCCGGTTACCGCAACAACCAGTCATGAGTACAGGCTATATAGGGATGATATCCCCCTCACCTGTGAAGATTTATACGGTGACATTGATTATGACTATTATTCGTATGAAAAAAAGATAAATAGCACATTGTTCCTTACCAAAAGCAATTACCGGCAAGATTCATTGCCTGCAAAAGACGCACCTCCGCGGCTCGAATACGATATCTTAGAACCGCAATTTAAGTTTGTTTATCATCTCGCCAAGAAGCATCTGCTTGAGATACCCCAGTGGCGAGATAATGTAAGCTTTGAGTCTATCGACAATAAAATTTTCGGCACGGTTGAAGCTTATCAGCGGTATTATGATGATACACCAACAGGGAAATACATTTTGCTTTTTGAGAATAAGATGATTGAACTAACTATGGAAGAACCACCATCCAGGAAACAAATTTCCATCATTAAAGAAAAATTAAGAGTTTAA
- the vanS gene encoding vancomycin resistance histidine kinase VanS — protein sequence MAIKLKSEKDKRRNDYSKLKRKVLGQMFLITVAAAVTVFLLRNILRGQIGDRIVQFLVHAYHFRNSDAQMIYQLVIRNNMSTILFGVIIICLVIFSVSWFTKYFDEISAGMDKLAEESDAEITLAPELDFMENKLNQLKNNLEKQKKAALAAEQRKNDLVVYLAHDIKTPLTSVIGYLSLLDEAPDMPSEQKAKYVGITLEKAYRLEQLINEFFEITRFNLQRIVLNKEKINLQFMLQQMADEFYPMLAPQAKQVAVNVPDGLTLWGDADKLARVFNNILKNALAYSYENSVIDIAAGQQDKNVVITFTNQGNPIPQAKLETIFEKFYRLDSSRSTDTGGAGLGLAIAREIVTTHAGTISVESNPETTTFTVKLPL from the coding sequence TTGGCTATAAAATTGAAAAGTGAGAAGGACAAACGCAGGAATGATTATTCAAAATTAAAAAGGAAAGTACTTGGGCAAATGTTTCTGATTACAGTTGCCGCCGCTGTGACTGTTTTTCTGTTGCGCAATATCCTGCGCGGACAGATCGGAGATCGTATCGTTCAATTTTTAGTCCACGCTTATCATTTTAGAAATTCGGACGCACAGATGATCTATCAGTTGGTGATTCGCAACAATATGTCCACGATCCTTTTTGGTGTTATTATAATATGTTTAGTTATTTTTTCAGTTTCCTGGTTCACTAAATATTTTGATGAAATCAGCGCCGGAATGGATAAACTTGCTGAGGAATCCGATGCTGAAATCACCTTAGCACCGGAATTGGATTTTATGGAAAATAAGCTGAATCAGCTAAAAAACAACTTGGAAAAACAAAAGAAAGCCGCCCTTGCGGCCGAGCAGCGCAAGAATGATTTGGTAGTTTACTTAGCTCATGATATCAAGACCCCTCTGACCTCTGTTATAGGATACTTAAGTCTTCTCGATGAAGCCCCTGATATGCCTTCTGAACAGAAGGCAAAATATGTGGGTATTACCTTGGAAAAGGCTTATCGCTTAGAGCAGCTGATCAATGAGTTTTTTGAGATTACCAGATTTAATCTGCAAAGAATTGTTTTGAATAAAGAAAAAATCAATTTACAGTTCATGCTCCAGCAGATGGCCGATGAATTCTATCCCATGTTGGCTCCCCAGGCCAAGCAGGTGGCCGTCAATGTGCCTGACGGCTTAACACTGTGGGGAGATGCGGACAAACTAGCCCGTGTCTTCAATAACATTCTGAAAAATGCCCTGGCCTATAGCTATGAAAACAGCGTCATTGACATTGCTGCCGGTCAGCAGGACAAAAATGTCGTTATAACCTTTACGAATCAGGGAAATCCCATCCCCCAGGCCAAGCTGGAAACTATTTTTGAAAAGTTTTACCGCTTAGATTCGTCACGTTCCACAGACACCGGCGGAGCAGGGCTGGGTTTGGCAATCGCCCGGGAAATTGTCACGACTCACGCCGGCACAATCTCTGTGGAAAGCAACCCGGAAACTACGACATTTACAGTAAAGCTTCCGTTATAA
- a CDS encoding pyridoxamine 5'-phosphate oxidase family protein codes for MQNRMKHFQLTKEEIDALLERADIGRFGTVREDGYPYAIPMHFVYYNGTIYMHGLPKGLKIDNVKGNPRACFEVDELLGLQPGEAAACDTEAIYNSVVVLGRAHILEDIPSKREVLNRLVEKYTPQFAGKELPENMVKGTAVIELQVKECTGKYHK; via the coding sequence ATGCAAAACAGGATGAAACACTTTCAATTAACAAAAGAGGAGATTGACGCCCTCCTGGAAAGAGCGGATATTGGACGATTCGGAACAGTTCGCGAGGACGGATATCCTTATGCCATCCCCATGCATTTTGTCTACTATAATGGAACAATTTATATGCACGGGCTGCCCAAGGGTTTAAAGATTGACAATGTAAAGGGGAATCCGAGAGCTTGCTTTGAAGTGGATGAGTTGTTGGGATTGCAGCCGGGTGAAGCGGCGGCCTGTGATACAGAGGCTATTTACAACAGCGTGGTTGTGCTGGGAAGGGCACATATTCTGGAAGACATCCCCTCAAAACGTGAGGTTCTGAACAGATTGGTTGAAAAATATACACCGCAGTTTGCCGGTAAGGAGCTTCCGGAAAATATGGTGAAAGGCACTGCCGTGATTGAACTGCAGGTTAAGGAATGTACCGGGAAGTATCATAAATAG
- the vanW gene encoding glycopeptide resistance accessory protein VanW, producing the protein MKRKRMTQLFPLLLPLRRTQRRLFFYAEMYFDRNRYAKAKAPEFLPFCLYETKSKLVNENTGFDLKYQENKVFNLRLAAETVNGLIIRPGETFSFWQRVRYAEKNQRYKDGLCVVNGELVTVPGGGSCHLSNLLFWLFLHTPLTIVERHPHQLKDFPSPDEDEPDGVDATVSEGWLDLKVKNNTNLTFQIKIAFNEPYIYGSIFIDQAIGHRYEIINRDKSYFRKEGKTFERVSVCRQRIDSKSKQVVSENILYTDVCEIGYLLPEGTAITEEKELFEL; encoded by the coding sequence ATGAAACGAAAAAGAATGACTCAGTTGTTTCCACTCTTATTGCCGTTGCGCAGGACACAAAGAAGATTATTCTTCTATGCCGAAATGTACTTTGACCGGAACCGCTATGCAAAGGCAAAGGCTCCGGAGTTTTTGCCTTTTTGCCTCTATGAAACCAAGTCGAAGCTTGTCAATGAAAATACGGGCTTTGATCTGAAATATCAGGAAAACAAGGTGTTTAATCTGCGCCTTGCCGCAGAGACTGTCAATGGCCTGATCATACGCCCTGGTGAAACATTTTCATTTTGGCAGCGTGTGAGATACGCCGAGAAAAATCAGCGGTATAAGGACGGTTTGTGCGTGGTGAACGGCGAATTGGTCACGGTACCGGGAGGCGGTTCGTGTCATCTCAGCAATTTGCTGTTCTGGCTGTTTCTGCATACTCCCCTCACCATTGTAGAACGGCATCCTCATCAGCTTAAGGATTTTCCTTCGCCTGATGAGGACGAACCTGATGGTGTGGACGCTACGGTCAGCGAAGGGTGGCTGGATTTAAAGGTCAAAAACAACACCAATCTTACCTTCCAGATTAAAATAGCCTTCAATGAACCTTACATTTATGGCTCTATTTTTATCGATCAGGCCATAGGGCATCGTTACGAGATTATTAATCGCGATAAGAGCTATTTCCGAAAAGAAGGGAAAACCTTTGAGCGGGTTTCTGTCTGCCGGCAGAGGATAGACAGCAAATCTAAACAAGTTGTCTCAGAAAACATTCTTTATACAGATGTATGTGAAATTGGCTATTTGCTTCCGGAAGGAACGGCCATCACGGAAGAAAAGGAATTATTCGAACTTTGA
- the vanR gene encoding VanR-ABDEGLN family response regulator transcription factor — translation MTLLAANILIVDDEQAIADLVEVYLNNENYHIFKFYNGQDALRCIENEKLDLAILDVMLPDVDGFSICRQIREKHNFPVIMLTAKEEEIDKITGLTLGADDYITKPFRPLELIARVKAQLRRFTKYNSAEPNQEEHLIAFSGLVLDIETHECTLNEKKLSLTPTEFSILWVLCSNRGRVVSSEELFHEVWGDKYFANSNNTVMVHIRHLREKMQDSAEHPKYIKTVWGVGYKIEK, via the coding sequence ATGACGCTTTTGGCTGCCAATATTTTAATCGTTGATGATGAACAAGCGATTGCCGATTTGGTTGAAGTTTATCTGAACAATGAAAACTATCATATCTTCAAATTTTATAACGGCCAGGATGCCCTTCGTTGTATTGAAAATGAAAAACTGGACCTCGCCATTTTGGATGTCATGCTTCCTGATGTAGACGGTTTTTCAATCTGCCGGCAAATCCGGGAAAAGCATAATTTTCCGGTGATCATGCTGACAGCCAAAGAAGAAGAAATCGATAAGATCACCGGGCTGACCTTAGGTGCGGACGACTATATCACCAAGCCCTTCCGTCCCCTGGAGCTGATTGCCCGTGTCAAGGCGCAGCTGCGGAGATTTACCAAATATAATTCTGCGGAGCCCAATCAGGAAGAGCATTTAATAGCCTTTTCCGGCCTGGTCTTGGACATAGAAACTCATGAATGTACCTTGAATGAAAAAAAGCTGTCGCTCACGCCTACGGAATTCTCCATTCTTTGGGTCCTTTGTTCCAATCGCGGCCGGGTGGTCAGTTCGGAAGAATTGTTCCATGAGGTATGGGGAGATAAGTACTTCGCCAACAGTAATAATACGGTCATGGTTCATATCCGGCATTTAAGGGAAAAAATGCAGGACAGCGCCGAACATCCTAAATATATCAAAACGGTCTGGGGGGTTGGCTATAAAATTGAAAAGTGA
- a CDS encoding DUF1848 domain-containing protein, with amino-acid sequence MIISASRRTDIPAFYSQWFMNRLKEGYALIPNPRNPGRLGRVELSADHVDCIVFWTKNSIPMLDKLEQLEAMGYAFYTHFTLTPYGQEMESCLPPKPKLLQAFIKLSKQTSSQRVVWRYDPIIVDADHSISWHIEQFTRMCGELHPYTKRCILSFIDPYKSISDKFRAMTRDEMLAIASGFSEAAQKYDMALYTCAEEIELAEYGIGHAACIDRKWVEEIIGCRITAKKDANQRAACGCIESVDIGVYDTCTHGCLYCYATSDRKTALGRLRAHDTRAPMINGYPKGNEIVTDRTASSKKIKQISMFQEEF; translated from the coding sequence ATGATTATTAGTGCGAGCCGGAGAACGGATATTCCGGCATTTTATTCACAGTGGTTCATGAACAGGCTGAAAGAGGGCTATGCCCTAATCCCCAATCCCCGCAATCCAGGCCGTTTGGGACGAGTGGAGCTTTCCGCCGATCATGTGGACTGCATTGTATTTTGGACCAAAAATTCTATACCCATGCTGGACAAACTGGAACAACTTGAGGCAATGGGGTATGCCTTCTATACTCACTTTACCTTAACTCCTTACGGCCAAGAGATGGAGAGCTGCCTGCCTCCAAAACCCAAGCTTCTGCAGGCATTTATAAAATTGTCCAAACAGACAAGCTCTCAGCGTGTCGTGTGGCGATATGATCCAATTATTGTCGATGCCGACCACTCAATATCCTGGCATATTGAGCAGTTCACCAGGATGTGCGGAGAGCTGCATCCTTACACAAAACGTTGTATTTTAAGTTTCATCGATCCGTATAAAAGTATCAGCGATAAATTCAGAGCAATGACCCGGGATGAAATGCTGGCGATTGCTTCCGGCTTCTCTGAGGCGGCTCAAAAATACGATATGGCACTTTACACCTGTGCGGAAGAAATAGAGCTTGCTGAATACGGCATTGGTCATGCTGCTTGCATCGATCGGAAATGGGTAGAAGAGATTATCGGGTGCCGCATTACAGCGAAAAAGGACGCAAACCAACGCGCGGCATGTGGCTGTATCGAAAGTGTGGATATTGGTGTATATGACACCTGCACACACGGCTGCCTTTATTGTTATGCTACGTCCGACCGAAAGACAGCGCTCGGGCGCTTGAGGGCGCATGATACCCGCGCCCCTATGATTAACGGCTATCCTAAGGGCAACGAAATTGTTACCGACCGCACTGCATCATCAAAAAAAATAAAGCAAATAAGTATGTTTCAGGAGGAATTTTGA
- a CDS encoding D-alanyl-D-alanine carboxypeptidase family protein, whose protein sequence is MVRKVKRKKSGILRFAVLLLKVGMAAFVYKSIIMPGYQHIFAQEYEDKTMTASALKPESEPSVSISSDQLNSSNAILINLKDHNILMQKNSEEKIYPASLTKMMTVIVAIENLPDFKKEITLTNSVFQGLSEADASMSGFQPGEKVRVIDLLYGALLPSGAESCVGLADYIAGSEKDFAGMMNQKAAGLGMRTTHFENSTGLQNKNHYTTVKDLAVLLSYALQNDTFREIFTSSRHSIQPTNKHPGGITFYSTMFEELNNQSIAGGKILGGKTGYTREAGLCLASLAKVGNQEYILISAGAKGNHQSEQYNISDALAVYNSIGKDDYNVNSTKVPGDVQHDKRRLNNPPLKFK, encoded by the coding sequence ATGGTACGAAAAGTAAAAAGGAAAAAGTCAGGCATACTCAGATTTGCAGTACTTCTCTTGAAGGTTGGAATGGCTGCTTTTGTTTATAAATCCATCATTATGCCAGGATACCAGCACATCTTTGCCCAGGAATATGAGGATAAAACCATGACGGCTTCAGCGTTGAAACCAGAATCCGAACCCTCTGTTTCCATATCTTCCGATCAACTGAACAGTTCTAATGCGATTCTGATCAATTTAAAAGATCATAACATTCTGATGCAGAAAAACAGTGAAGAAAAAATCTATCCCGCTTCCTTAACGAAGATGATGACAGTCATTGTCGCCATAGAAAACCTGCCTGATTTCAAGAAAGAAATCACCCTTACCAATTCTGTGTTTCAGGGCCTGTCAGAAGCAGATGCATCTATGTCGGGTTTCCAGCCGGGTGAGAAGGTAAGGGTGATTGACCTTTTATATGGGGCTCTGCTTCCCAGCGGGGCAGAGTCTTGTGTCGGGCTTGCTGATTACATTGCAGGGTCGGAGAAGGACTTTGCCGGGATGATGAATCAAAAAGCGGCAGGTCTGGGCATGCGCACCACACATTTTGAGAACTCAACCGGACTTCAGAATAAAAACCATTACACAACAGTCAAAGATCTGGCTGTTCTGCTCAGCTATGCTTTGCAAAATGATACGTTCCGGGAGATTTTTACTTCATCCCGTCATTCCATACAACCTACGAATAAGCATCCTGGCGGGATAACCTTTTACAGTACCATGTTTGAAGAACTCAACAATCAAAGCATTGCCGGCGGGAAAATCTTAGGAGGGAAGACCGGCTATACCCGTGAAGCCGGTCTATGTCTGGCGAGTCTCGCCAAAGTGGGCAACCAGGAATATATTCTGATTTCAGCCGGCGCCAAAGGAAATCATCAGTCGGAACAGTATAATATTAGCGATGCCTTAGCTGTATATAATAGTATAGGAAAGGATGATTATAACGTTAACTCAACAAAGGTACCCGGAGATGTTCAACACGATAAAAGGCGGTTGAACAATCCGCCTTTGAAGTTCAAGTAA
- a CDS encoding PLP-dependent aminotransferase family protein: protein MIYIDKEVDTPLYEQIYRQIQEDIISGNLAPGTLLPGIRTLAKTLGVARNTVDKAYTQLAVEGYICPRKGAGFAVESIRDSKRSGEFQSLSCRVSANPGRKEEQKLPYDFQYGSFPDECFPKSAWKKHLLEVLASPYSSAHMTRYQDKQGNLSLRCELRNYLYRTRGVVCTEAQILIGCGLHYSLDSLCKLFASHKRIAMEEPGYNGAKEVFQNNGFLIRHIPSTEYGLDFSQLKALDVPAVYVTPSHQFPYGTVLPISKRRELLEWAAEEKAYIIEDDYDSEYRYDANPVPSLQSIDGHERVIYIGTFSKSLSPSLRVNYMVLPQPLLPAYHQMFSSYSSPVAWLTQEVLADLLRSGDYTRHVRRMCAAYRKRHDAFVQQVSKQFGSKILLHGQGAGLHFLWEFSEGVRAERLIQIAEKAGVRVYPVTPFWSVSEACPPNLLFAGYSLLNEEQIQEGIRLLRQAWAPVLCNT from the coding sequence ATGATTTATATTGATAAAGAAGTTGACACACCTTTATATGAACAGATTTACAGGCAAATACAGGAGGACATTATTTCCGGAAATCTTGCGCCGGGAACGCTGCTGCCCGGAATCCGGACTTTAGCAAAGACGTTGGGTGTCGCGCGTAATACGGTGGACAAGGCCTATACACAACTGGCGGTGGAGGGATATATTTGCCCTCGCAAAGGTGCGGGTTTTGCCGTAGAGAGCATCAGAGATTCTAAAAGGAGCGGTGAATTTCAAAGTTTGTCTTGTAGGGTGTCTGCTAATCCGGGCAGGAAAGAAGAGCAAAAGCTTCCCTATGATTTTCAATACGGAAGCTTTCCTGACGAGTGTTTTCCTAAATCTGCCTGGAAAAAGCATCTGCTGGAGGTGTTGGCGTCACCCTATTCGTCGGCTCATATGACCCGGTATCAGGATAAACAGGGGAACCTCTCCCTGCGCTGTGAACTTCGAAACTATTTGTACCGGACCCGCGGGGTGGTGTGTACGGAAGCTCAGATCCTCATTGGCTGTGGTCTGCATTATTCGCTGGATAGTTTATGCAAGCTGTTTGCAAGCCATAAGCGGATTGCCATGGAGGAACCGGGATATAACGGAGCCAAAGAGGTATTTCAAAACAACGGGTTTTTGATACGCCACATTCCATCGACAGAATACGGACTTGACTTCTCACAGCTAAAAGCATTGGATGTTCCTGCTGTTTATGTAACACCGTCCCATCAGTTTCCTTATGGAACCGTCCTGCCGATTTCCAAACGACGGGAGTTGCTGGAATGGGCGGCGGAAGAAAAGGCTTACATCATTGAAGACGATTATGACAGTGAATACAGGTATGATGCCAATCCGGTGCCGTCCCTGCAGTCCATCGACGGCCATGAGCGTGTTATCTATATCGGCACCTTTTCCAAATCTCTTTCCCCATCATTGCGCGTCAATTACATGGTACTTCCCCAGCCATTGCTTCCGGCCTACCATCAGATGTTTTCTTCTTACAGCAGCCCCGTTGCTTGGCTGACCCAGGAAGTGCTGGCCGACTTGCTTCGTTCCGGAGACTATACCCGGCATGTGCGCCGGATGTGTGCGGCTTATCGAAAACGGCATGACGCTTTTGTCCAGCAGGTGTCGAAACAATTCGGGTCCAAAATCCTGCTGCACGGGCAAGGAGCGGGGCTGCATTTTTTGTGGGAGTTTTCGGAGGGAGTGCGTGCCGAGCGGTTGATTCAGATCGCCGAGAAAGCAGGAGTCAGGGTATACCCGGTAACCCCGTTCTGGAGTGTTTCAGAAGCCTGTCCTCCCAATCTGCTTTTTGCAGGGTACAGCCTGCTGAATGAGGAGCAGATACAAGAGGGCATCCGCCTTTTGAGACAAGCGTGGGCTCCAGTACTCTGTAACACCTAA